Part of the Pedobacter roseus genome is shown below.
AAGCAGTTTGGCTGACCGGAAAAATATTTACAAAGATTATCCCATTTGAGAGCAAAAATCTATCACCATATATTATCTTAGTAGCGAAGAAAATCTAAAAACGCTATGTCAATCAGTTGGGGTTACTCGCCTAAAATTGAAAAATTTATTCCTTTGGCCGGATTTCCGGCAGATAAATATTTAATTGTTGCCAAACAGGCCATTGAAAATCTGGGCTGGAGTTTAAGCCATGTTTCCGAAACCGGCTTAATTGCTTATACGCCAATATCCTTCCAATCGTACAGCGAAGAAATTTCGATCCGTATCCATGGAAATTTCGCTGTAGTAAAAAGTGAATGTGTGGGTATCCAGATGCTGTTTAATGATTATGGCAAGAATGACTTAAACCTGGGTAAATTTTTTCATGAATTTGAATATGTAGAGTTTCACCTGAAAGATGTTTGGGAAGAGAACCTGATTAAATTCCACCGGTTTATAGAAACGCAGGATGATCATTATTTTGAAAAAGCACCTTTGGCTACCAAAAATAAGATCAAAAATGTACTGTTCTTGTTTTTTCCGCAAAAAGGCTATACGGTAACGCCGATTCTGGTTCTCGTAAATATCTTTTATTATATCGCGCTTGTTCTTTTCTCAATAGTGTACCTAAGGTATCAATTTGTAAGAAATGGGAGCAGTTATGATCCCGATTTTATAGAGGCACTTAAAAAGATCGCATTAAATTTTGGTGTTAACCAGCGTAATCTGGTGCTGGGCGGCGAATACTGGCGTTTAATTAGCTATCAGTTTATCCATGGATCTAAATCGCATCTGTTTTTTAATATGTATGCCCTGGTTTACCTGGGGTTGATGATCGAAAATAAACTGGGCTGGAAGAAATACCTTTTTATTTATATAATGAGCGGCATTTGTGGCGGTTTGGTGAGCTTGATTTTTCACCAGGAAGGCGTGATGATGGGCGCTTCTGGCGCTATAATGGGTTTATACGGCGCTTTTATAGCTTTATTGATTACCAAAACTTTCGAACCTAAGGCTACCAAAGCGTTGTTGGTAAGTACATTGATTGTTTCTTTACTGGTTCTCATCAATGGTGCATTTGGAAAAAGGGTTGATAATGCGGCACATATTGGTGGTTTTGTTTCGGGTTTAATTTTTACTTATCTGCTTAACTATAAATGGGATAAAACTTTCGAAGTTAAAACCTGGGCAAGATATGCGGTATCAGTGCTTTTATTTTTAATGTTTTTTAGCGGAGTAATTCATTTTAGTCCGAAATATGGAACAGAGGAATATCGCAAATTGAGGGATACTTTTAACGGTAATATGGGCTCACTCAACGGCATTATGAATTTGAAAATCTCTTTGCCTAAAGATGTTAAACTCGCTTCTATCAAAGAAGATGGTATTATACCCACGGAAAGAAACCTGGTGATTATTAAGCAAATGCAGGCCCTGACTTTGAGACCTGAAGATGCTTTAGAACGTGATGAAAAGGTAAAACTGAGTAAAGCATCCCATCGTGCCGTAATGCTGATGTATAGGGATATTAAGGCCGATAGCACTTATCGCTATAGCAAACAGACTTCTACTGCATTGGCACAGGTTTTCGAAATTCTTTACAAACCGGATTAAGTTTGCTTATCCGGCTTTTTTGTACAGTCCGATTTCGCTCAGTGTAATACAAACCGGAGATTTAGTAATGTTTATTTTTACTTTATTGGTGGTAACAGGACTATCCAATTTAATCAGGCGTTTTGCTCCTATGCTGGTACCATCGTAAACTTTTCTCCAGCTATTGTTTTCAAATACCTCGATGGTATAAGCTTCTATCCTTTGACCCAAAGGAATATATTCCTGCAGGCTGATGATGTCGAATGTTTTAGGAGCCTTTAAATCCACTTCAAGGCTTGCCTGATGCACATCATCTGTAGTGGCCCAGTAAGTTTCTCTGTTATGATCGAGTAGGGTAGCGGCATCATATTTTTTACCACGGCTGTGGCCTGCTTTAATTTGGGCATTTTTGGCCAGGTTGTTTTCGAAAGTATGTTTAACCATATCGCCAAAGGTTTTTAAAGCGGCTACATCATATTCATGCAACTGTCCACGGGTATCAGGTGCTAAACCCAGATCTAAACCTGCGCCACGCCCCACACTTTTTAAATACAAATCGAACAACGTTTCAGGAGTTTTTGGTTTTTCATTGGCATGATAAAACCAGCCTTTTCTTAAAGGAACATCACATTCAGCTGGCATCCAGAATTTACCGTTTCTAATCCCTTCAGGACTTTGCGGGTAGTTTGCCTGACCTGGAACAGCTTCATTTTTTCCATCAGGAGCCATTGGAGTAAAAGTAGCCCATGAGGTTTCAGCTGCATGGCCATCTTCATTACCCACCCAGCGGATATCCAGGCCGATATCGCTAAAAATATTGGCCATTGGCTGCATGGTCCGGGTAATGGCCCAGGTATTTTTCCAATCGTAATATTTGGTATTGTCTATCGAACGTTTTTCTTTCGCACCACCATAATAGCCATCACCACCGTTTGCACCATCGTGCCAGCTCATAAAAAGTTCCCCAAAATTGCTGTAAAGTTCTTTTAACTGGGCCTGGTAAATGGCCAGGTATTTATCGGTACCATAAAGCGCATTGTTCCTGTCCCATGGTGAGCAGTAAACCCCAAATTTTAAGCCATTTTTACGTACAGCCTGCTCCACCTCTTTAACCAAATTACCTTTGCCTGCTCTAAATGGACTTTTACTGATGTTGTAATCTGTTGTTTTGGTTGGCCAT
Proteins encoded:
- a CDS encoding rhomboid family intramembrane serine protease, which produces MSISWGYSPKIEKFIPLAGFPADKYLIVAKQAIENLGWSLSHVSETGLIAYTPISFQSYSEEISIRIHGNFAVVKSECVGIQMLFNDYGKNDLNLGKFFHEFEYVEFHLKDVWEENLIKFHRFIETQDDHYFEKAPLATKNKIKNVLFLFFPQKGYTVTPILVLVNIFYYIALVLFSIVYLRYQFVRNGSSYDPDFIEALKKIALNFGVNQRNLVLGGEYWRLISYQFIHGSKSHLFFNMYALVYLGLMIENKLGWKKYLFIYIMSGICGGLVSLIFHQEGVMMGASGAIMGLYGAFIALLITKTFEPKATKALLVSTLIVSLLVLINGAFGKRVDNAAHIGGFVSGLIFTYLLNYKWDKTFEVKTWARYAVSVLLFLMFFSGVIHFSPKYGTEEYRKLRDTFNGNMGSLNGIMNLKISLPKDVKLASIKEDGIIPTERNLVIIKQMQALTLRPEDALERDEKVKLSKASHRAVMLMYRDIKADSTYRYSKQTSTALAQVFEILYKPD
- a CDS encoding alpha-L-fucosidase, translating into MMIKPILILFLFLTTAIYAQTPPKPYGALPSKRQLAWHDVEVYGLIHFTPTTFENKEWGFGDADPKTFNPTDFNADQIIKAAKAGGLKGIILVAKHHDGFALWPTKTTDYNISKSPFRAGKGNLVKEVEQAVRKNGLKFGVYCSPWDRNNALYGTDKYLAIYQAQLKELYSNFGELFMSWHDGANGGDGYYGGAKEKRSIDNTKYYDWKNTWAITRTMQPMANIFSDIGLDIRWVGNEDGHAAETSWATFTPMAPDGKNEAVPGQANYPQSPEGIRNGKFWMPAECDVPLRKGWFYHANEKPKTPETLFDLYLKSVGRGAGLDLGLAPDTRGQLHEYDVAALKTFGDMVKHTFENNLAKNAQIKAGHSRGKKYDAATLLDHNRETYWATTDDVHQASLEVDLKAPKTFDIISLQEYIPLGQRIEAYTIEVFENNSWRKVYDGTSIGAKRLIKLDSPVTTNKVKINITKSPVCITLSEIGLYKKAG